The sequence below is a genomic window from Bosea sp. F3-2.
GGCGAAGACGGTGGTCAGCGCCGCGATGCGCAGGGAGTAGAGATAGCTCTGCCAGTAGAGCGGGTCGTCGCCGAGCAGCTTGAAGTTCTCGACATCGAGCTGCGACAGGAACTCGCCGAGCTGGGCGAGCCCCTCCCAGTGCGGCGCATAAGGCGGCAGAGCCGTCGCCGCCTGCGAGAAGGCCATGCGCAGGACGATGGCGAAGGGCGCGAGGAAGAACAGCGCGAGCCACAGATAGGGCACGGCCACGACCAGCCGGCCGAGCCGCTGCAGCGAAGCGACCGCGCTCACGGCGTCACTCCGCCGTCATTCCGGGGCATTGCGAAGCAATGAGCCCGGAACCCATGAACACGACGCCACAGCAAAAATCCGTGCCCTTCACACCCTTTCCGGAGAGGACCGCGGATATGGGTTCCAGGCTCGCCGCTACGCGTCGCCCCGGAATGACGCGAGCGGTTCCCCGCCCCCCTCATGGCGGCAGCACCACGCCGGCCTCGACGTCCCAGGAGAGCCAGACCTTGTCCTCCCAGGCGAAGGGCCGCGCCAGCCGGCGCGTGCGGTTGGCGAGCGCGACCTTGACGAGCTGGCCGCCCTCCCCCTGATCGCCCTCTCCTCCGAGCATCACCTGGATCATGGTGAAGTCGCCGAGATAGCCGATGTCCCAGATCTCGCCCGCGACCTTGTTGACCGCCTGCGGCGGCTCGTCATGGGCGATCTCGATCTTTTCGGGCCTGATGCCGACGAGCAGCGGCTCGCCCGGCTTGAGCGCCGGCGCCTCCTCGTCGAGCTCGACGGTTCCGACGAGCGGCACCTCCGCCCGCACCAGCTCGCCGTCAACGGCGACGATCATGCCCTCGAAGATGTTGATGTCGCCGACGAATTCCGCGACGTGCCGGTTGGCCGGCGCCTCGTAGATCACGTCCGGTGGGCCGATTTGGACGAGCTTGCCGTGATCCATCACCGCCATGCGGTCGGCCATGGTCATCGCCTCGTCCTGGTCGTGGGTCACGACCATGAAGGTGAGGCCGAGCTCGCTCTGCAGGTCCATCAGCTCGAACTGGGTCTGCTCGCGCAGCTTCTTGTCGAGCGCCGCCATCGGCTCGTCGAGCAGGAGCAGCTTTGGCCGTTTAGCGAGCGAGCGCGCCAGCGCGACGCGCTGGCGCTGGCCGCCGGAGAGCTGATGTGGCCTGCGGCCGCCGAAGCCCGACAGCTTGACCAGCGCAAGCATCTCCTCGACGCGCCGGTCAATTTCGGCGCGCGGCAGTCCTTCGCGCTTCAGCCCATAGGC
It includes:
- a CDS encoding ABC transporter ATP-binding protein, which gives rise to MKKTSPGSVRRAFQPWNDPAAKPLVEFRGVTKRFGDITAVGDLTLALYPREFFALLGPSGCGKTTLMRMLAGFETPDAGTIVLDGQDITGIPPHLRPVNMMFQSYALFPHLTVASNIAYGLKREGLPRAEIDRRVEEMLALVKLSGFGGRRPHQLSGGQRQRVALARSLAKRPKLLLLDEPMAALDKKLREQTQFELMDLQSELGLTFMVVTHDQDEAMTMADRMAVMDHGKLVQIGPPDVIYEAPANRHVAEFVGDINIFEGMIVAVDGELVRAEVPLVGTVELDEEAPALKPGEPLLVGIRPEKIEIAHDEPPQAVNKVAGEIWDIGYLGDFTMIQVMLGGEGDQGEGGQLVKVALANRTRRLARPFAWEDKVWLSWDVEAGVVLPP